One genomic segment of Brassica napus cultivar Da-Ae chromosome A3, Da-Ae, whole genome shotgun sequence includes these proteins:
- the LOC106443646 gene encoding cytochrome P450 704C1-like, with the protein MEEILATIAIALAATIFIVLSFSIYLTIRIFTGKFIRNKAYSPVHATVFDLLFHSDELYDYQTELARKKPTFRFLSPGQSEIFTADARNVEHILKTRFENYTKGHSSRENLADLLGRGIFAVDGDKWRQQRKLASFEFSTRVLRDFSCSVFRTNACKLVGFVSEFALSGKSFDAQDMLMRYTLESIFKVGFGVELKCLDEFSKEGEEFRACALMEGFDEGNVATSLRFIDPLWKLKRFLNIGSQARLKKSIDTTDKFVYRLITTKRKELAKEQNTAVRDDILSRFLVESEKDPENMNDKYLRDIILNFMIAGKDTTAASLSWFLYMLCKNPLVQEKILQEIRGVTSSHERTTDVNSFVENINEEALDRMQYLHAALSETLRLYPPVPVDMRCAENDDILADGHRVKRGDNVYYMAYAMGRMTYVWGQDAEEFKPERWLKDGVFQPESPFKFISFHAGPRICLGKDFAYRQMKIVSMVLLHFFRFKMADEKSNVRYKRMLTLHIEGGLHLHAIPRTSS; encoded by the exons ATGGAGGAGATTTTAGCGACCATAGCCATCGCACTAGCAGCCACGATCTTCATCGTTCTGTCATTCTCAATCTACCTAACGATCAGAATCTTCACCGGAAAGTTTATACGCAACAAGGCGTACTCTCCAGTGCACGCCACGGTCTTTGACCTCTTATTCCACAGCGACGAGTTATACGATTACCAGACGGAGCTCGCTAGGAAGAAGCCAACCTTCAGGTTCTTGAGTCCCGGACAGAGCGAGATATTCACTGCAGATGCTCGCAACGTGGAGCATATTCTCAAGACAAGATTCGAAAACTACACCAAAGGACACAGCAGTCGTGAGAATCTTGCGGATCTTTTGGGACGTGGTATCTTCGCTGTTGATGGAGATAAATGGAGACAGCAGAGAAAGCTCGCGAGCTTTGAGTTCTCTACTAGAGTTTTGAGAGACTTTAGCTGCTCTGTTTTTAGGACAAATGCATGTAAACTTGTTGGTTTTGTCTCTGAGTTTGCTCTCTCTGGAAAATCATTTGATGCTCAA GATATGTTGATGAGATATACACTGGAGTCTATCTTCAAAGTAGGGTTTGGTGTGGAGTTAAAATGTTTGGATGAGTTTAGCAAAGAAGGGGAAGAGTTCAGAGCAT GTGCCCTCATGGAAGGTTTTGATGAAGGTAACGTTGCAACTAGTTTAAGATTTATTGATCCTCTCTGGAAGCTGAAACGGTTTCTCAACATCGGCTCACAAGCTAGACTCAAGAAGAGTATTGATACTACAGACAAGTTTGTCTATAGACTCATTACCACTAAGAGAAAAGAACTTGCCAAGGAACAGAACACT GCTGTTAGAGACGACATATTATCAAGATTTCTTGTGGAGAGTGAGAAAGATCCGGAGAACATGAATGATAAGTACTTGAGGGATATAATCTTGAACTTTATGATTGCTGGAAAGGATACAACGGCTGCGTCTCTCTCTTGGTTCTTGTACATGCTCTGCAAGAACCCACTTGTTCAGGAGAAAATCTTACAAGAGATCAGAGGTGTGACATCAAGTCATGAGAGGACAACCGATGTAAATAGttttgttgaaaatataaacGAAGAGGCTCTTGATCGGATGCAATATCTCCATGCAGCCTTGTCTGAGACCTTGAGGCTTTACCCTCCTGTGCCTGTG GACATGAGGTGTGCAGAGAATGATGacatactcgcagatggacataGAGTGAAGAGAGGGGATAATGTCTACTACATGGCCTATGCAATGGGAAGGATGACTTATGTATGGGGACAAGATGCTGAGGAGTTCAAGCCAGAGAGATGGCTTAAGGATGGCGTGTTCCAACCAGAATCACCATTCAAATTCATAAGCTTTCAT GCTGGTCCAAGAATCTGTCTTGGCAAGGATTTCGCGTACCGGCAAATGAAGATAGTATCGATGGTACTTCTTCACTTCTTTCGCTTCAAAATGGCAGATGAGAAGAGTAACGTGCGTTACAAGAGAATGCTTACGCTTCATATTGAAGGAGGACTCCATCTCCATGCAATCCCAAGGACAAGCAGTTGA
- the LOC106438252 gene encoding cytochrome P450 704C1, translating into MEEILATISIALAVTIFIVLSFSIYLTIRIFTGKSRNDKEYSPVHATIFDLFFHNDKLYEYQTEIARKKPTYRFLSPGQSEIFTADPRNVEHILKTRFDNYSKGDNGRENLGDLLGHGIFTVDGEKWRQQRKLASFEFSTRVLRDFSCSVFRTNACKLVGVVSEFALSGKSFDAQEMFMRYALESIFKVGFGVELKCLDEYSKEGEEFMEAFDEGNVATSFRYIDPLWKLKRFLNIGSQSRLKKCIDTIDKFVYKLITTKREELAEEQNTAVREDILSRFLVVNEKDPEKMNDKYLRDIILNFMVVGKDTAAASLSWFMYMLFKNPLVQERIVQEIREVTSSDERTTDVNGFAKSISEEALNKMHYLHAALSETLRLYPIVPLNMRCAENDDILADGHRVKRGDNVYYMAYAMGRMTYIWGQDAEEFKPERWLKDGVFQPESPFKFISFHGGPRICLGKDFAYRQMKIVSMVLLHFFRLKMADEKSNVRYKRMLTLHIEGGLHLHAIPRTSI; encoded by the exons ATGGAGGAGATATTGGCAACCATATCCATTGCACTAGCAGTCACGATCTTCATCGTTCTGTCATTCTCAATCTATCTAACGATCAGAATCTTCACCGGAAAATCCAGAAACGACAAGGAGTACTCTCCGGTACACGCGACGATCTTTGACCTTTTCTTCCACAACGACAAGTTATACGAATACCAGACAGAGATCGCAAGGAAGAAGCCCACTTATAGGTTCTTGAGTCCAGGACAGAGCGAGATATTCACTGCTGATCCTCGCAACGTGGAGCATATTCTCAAGACGAGGTTTGATAACTACAGCAAAGGAGACAACGGTCGTGAGAATCTTGGTGATCTTTTGGGACATGGTATCTTCACTGTTGATGGTGAGAAGTGGAGACAGCAGAGGAAGCTTGCGAGCTTTGAGTTCTCTACTAGagttttaagagattttagcTGCTCCGTTTTTAGGACAAATGCTTGTAAGCTTGTTGGTGTTGTCTCGGAGTTTGCTCTATCTGGAAAATCTTTTGATGCTCAG gaaATGTTTATGAGATATGCACTGGAGTCTATTTTCAAAGTTGGGTTTGGCGTGGAGTTAAAATGTTTGGATGAGTATAGCAAAGAAGGAGAGGAGTTCATGGAAGCTTTTGATGAAGGTAACGTTGCAACTAGTTTTAGATACATAGATCCTCTCTGGAAGCTGAAACGGTTTCTCAACATCGGATCACAATCAAGACTCAAAAAGTGTATTGATACTATAGACAAGTTTGTCTACAAACTCATTACCACTAAAAGAGAAGAGCTTGCCGAGGAACAAAACACT GCTGTCAGAGAGGATATACTATCGAGATTTCTAGTGGTGAATGAGAAAGATCCGGAGAAGATGAATGATAAGTACCTGAGGGATATAATCTTGAACTTTATGGTTGTTGGGAAGGACACAGCCGCTGCATCTCTCTCCTGGTTCATGTACATGCTCTTCAAAAACCCACTTGTTCAGGAGAGAATCGTACAAGAAATCAGAGAGGTGACATCAAGTGACGAGAGGACAACCGATGTAAATGGTTTTGCTAAAAGTATAAGTGAAGAGGCTCTTAATAAGATGCATTATCTCCATGCAGCCTTGTCTGAGACCTTGAGGCTTTACCCTATTGTGCCTTTG AACATGAGGTGTGCAGAAAATGATGACATACTTGCAGATGGACATAGAGTGAAGAGAGGGGATAATGTCTACTACATGGCCTATGCAATGGGAAGGATGACTTATATTTGGGGACAAGATGCTGAGGAATTCAAGCCAGAGAGATGGCTCAAGGATGGCGTGTTCCAACCAGAATCACCTTTCAAGTTCATAAGCTTTCAT GGAGGTCCAAGAATCTGTCTTGGCAAGGATTTCGCATACCGGCAAATGAAGATAGTATCGATGGTACTTCTTCACTTCTTTCGCTTGAAAATGGCTGATGAGAAGAGTAATGTGCGTTACAAGAGAATGCTTACGCTTCATATTGAAGGAGGACTCCATCTCCATGCAATCCCAAGGACAAGCATTTGA
- the LOC106443647 gene encoding agamous-like MADS-box protein AGL6: MSKNKGLHKYKTYIFVRREELSIKEKKGERNMGRGRVEMKLIENKINRQVTFSKRRNGLMKKAYELSVLCDAEVALIVFSSRGKLYEFGSVGVERTIERYHRCYYRSLSNSRPEESTQNWCQEVTKLKSHYESLVRTNRHLLGEDLGKMSLKELLGLERQLEAALTTTRKRKTQVMIEEMEDLRKKERQLGDINKQLKIKFDQAEGLAFKSFQYLWPNTAASVAGDPSNSEFPVQSSSVDCNTEPFLQIGFQQHYYVQGEGSSVSKSNIACKTNFVQDWVL, from the exons ATGTCAAAAAACAAGGgcttacataaatataaaacgTATATTTTCGTGAGGAGAGAGGAGCTCAGTATCAaggaaaaaaaaggagagagaaaTATGGGAAGAGGGAGAGTGGAGATGAAGCTAATAGAGAACAAAATCAATAGACAAGTGACCTTCTCAAAAAGAAGAAACGGTTTGATGAAGAAAGCTTATGAGCTTTCTGTTCTATGCGATGCTGAAGTTGCTCTCATCGTCTTCTCTAGCCGCGGAAAGCTCTACGAGTTCGGCAGTGTCGG AGTTGAAAGAACAATTGAACGGTATCATCGTTGCTACTACCGTTCTCTGAGCAATAGTAGGCCTGAGGAGTCTACACAG AATTGGTGTCAGGAGGTGACAAAGCTCAAATCCCATTACGAATCTCTTGTTCGCACTAAtag GCATTTGCTTGGAGaagatcttggaaaaatgaGCTTGAAGGAACTGCTAGGGTTGGAGAGGCAGCTGGAAGCCGCTCTTACTACGACTAGAAAACGCAAG acACAAGTTATGATAGAAGAAATGGAAGATCTTCGGAAAAAG GAAAGGCAACTCggagacataaacaaacaacTCAAGATTAAG TTTGATCAGGCCGAAGGCCTTGCTTTCAAATCGTTTCAATATTTATGGCCAAACACGGCAGCATCAGTGGCCGGTGATCCCAGCAATTCTGAATTTCCGGTTCAGTCTAGTTCAGTGGATTGCAACACCGAACCCTTTTTACAAATAGG GTTCCAACAACATTACTACGTGCAAGGTGAAGGTTCTTCTGTATCAAAGAGTAACATAGCATGTAAGACCAATTTCGTCCAAGATTGGGTTCTTTGA